The Neovison vison isolate M4711 chromosome 10, ASM_NN_V1, whole genome shotgun sequence genome has a segment encoding these proteins:
- the C4BPB gene encoding C4b-binding protein beta chain — protein MFFWFVCYLVVVWLISASDESCPELPFVENGIIVIKEVEGQILGTCLCIKGYHLVGEKTLFCNASVEWNAPVPTCRLGHCPDPVLVNGEPSSPGPVNVNDKITFKCNEDYILKGSNWSQCLDNHTWMPPLPVCKSRYCGPPGNPAHGYFEGRDFNSGSTITYHCEDKYHLVGTRDQQCVDGEWSSALPICELIQEAPKPIPQTAFEKALFAFQENKELCKAIENFVQRLKENDLTMEELKYSLEKKKAELEAKMLSSCRN, from the exons atgtttttttggtttgtgtgcTATCTTGTGGTTGTGTGGCTGATTTCTGCCTCAGATG AGAGCTGTCCAGAACTTCCCTTTGTGGAAAATGGCATAATTGTTATAAAGGAGGTAGAAGGACAAATTCTGGGGACTTGCCTTTGTATCAAGGGCTACCACCTGGTAGGAGAGAAAACCTTATTTTGCAATGCCTCTGTGGAGTGGAATGCTCCTGTTCCCACATGTCGCC TGGGCCACTGTCCTGACCCTGTGCTGGTGAATGGCGAACCCAGTTCCCCGGGTCCTGTCAACGTGAATGACAAAATCACTTTTAAGTGCAATGAGGACTACATTCTTAAGGGCAGCAACTGGAGTCAGTGCCTGGACAACCACACGTGGATGCCTCCCTTGCCTGTCTGCAAAAGCA GATACTGTGGCCCTCCTGGGAATCCAGCTCATGGCTATTTTGAAGGAAGAGATTTCAACTCAGGATCTACCATTACTTATCACTGTGAAGACAA GTACCACTTAGTGGGCACGCGGGACCAACAGTGCGTTGACGGGGAGTGGAGCAGTGCACTTCCCATCTGTGAATTGATCCAGGAAGCTCCCAAGCCAATTCCACAGACTGCGTTTGAGAAGGCACTT tttgccTTTCAGGAGAATAAAGAACTTTGCAAAGCCATAGAGAACTTTGTGCAAAGACTGAAGGAAAATGACTTAACAATGGAGGAACTGAAATActctctggaaaaaaagaaagctgagttAGAGGCAAAAATGTTGTCCTCATGTCGTAACTGA